In a genomic window of Pseudodesulfovibrio senegalensis:
- a CDS encoding formate dehydrogenase accessory sulfurtransferase FdhD yields MSNSPGIRHTGFPAHQASNFLRPTTLHRYDCGMLQRVPDMVAVEEPLRIHVPGMETMQLERTPGDDENLVAGHLLCRGIIQSREEVLDITITAGPDRADVLFTPPGNRTRCMPPRPRRGAVDMHRFFEFKHAFERRQQLFRNTGASHAAALFSLNGELVAFGEDVSRHNAFDKAVGRAMHEGQLHRASIAMLSSRLALELVNKADTVGIPILCGFSVATSSAVHRALERDITLVGRIRQDTMNIYTCSWPLSEI; encoded by the coding sequence ATGAGCAATTCTCCCGGCATACGACACACGGGTTTCCCAGCGCATCAGGCCTCGAATTTCCTGCGCCCCACCACGCTGCACCGCTATGATTGCGGCATGCTGCAACGGGTGCCGGACATGGTGGCCGTTGAGGAACCCCTGCGCATCCATGTTCCCGGAATGGAAACCATGCAGCTGGAGCGCACGCCCGGAGACGACGAAAATCTCGTGGCCGGACACCTGCTGTGCCGGGGGATCATCCAAAGCCGCGAAGAAGTTCTGGACATCACCATCACGGCCGGTCCGGACCGGGCCGACGTGCTCTTCACTCCGCCCGGCAACCGTACACGATGTATGCCGCCCCGCCCACGGCGGGGAGCGGTGGACATGCACCGTTTCTTTGAATTCAAGCACGCCTTCGAACGCCGCCAGCAGCTGTTCCGCAACACGGGCGCGTCCCATGCTGCGGCCCTGTTCTCCCTGAACGGGGAACTGGTGGCATTCGGCGAGGACGTGAGCCGCCACAACGCGTTCGACAAGGCCGTGGGACGGGCCATGCACGAGGGGCAGCTGCACAGGGCCAGCATCGCCATGCTCTCGTCGCGACTGGCGCTGGAACTGGTCAACAAGGCCGACACCGTGGGCATACCCATCCTGTGCGGCTTTTCCGTAGCCACCAGTTCCGCGGTGCATCGGGCCTTGGAGCGCGACATCACCCTTGTGGGCCGCATACGCCAAGACACCATGAACATCTATACCTGTTCATGGCCCCTCAGCGAAATCTGA
- the rsgA gene encoding ribosome small subunit-dependent GTPase A — protein MNGSERTLAELGWTDYFKQQCTGQELEDMLPARVVSMHRGHVVVSTGQGEHLLPVADKGILKLNEQPAVGDWVLLEKSTMLPARLLPRASVFKRLAPGAGRGVQPIAANIDTVFIVSSCTAEFNLNRLERYLCLALDSGVEPVVVLTKADLARESGGDSPQDYCRRAETIRPGMPVVAVNGHDLESVKALEPWCRPGQTIVLLGSSGVGKTTLVNALKGKGEHRTGHVRKGDGKGRHTTTRRTLHVLSSGVLLVDVPGIRELQLHDCRDGIERAFADIVELEGQCRFADCRHENEPDCAVGAALKQGEVDPRRTENYRKLLEEADEGLQAASGKQRRNAARAAAARRRGAGRKPAKKRR, from the coding sequence ATGAACGGCAGTGAACGAACCCTGGCCGAGTTGGGTTGGACGGATTATTTCAAACAACAGTGTACCGGGCAGGAACTGGAAGACATGCTGCCTGCGCGCGTGGTCTCCATGCACCGGGGCCACGTGGTGGTTTCCACGGGCCAAGGCGAACACCTGCTGCCCGTGGCAGACAAGGGCATTCTTAAGCTCAACGAGCAGCCCGCCGTGGGCGATTGGGTGTTGCTGGAAAAGAGCACCATGCTGCCCGCCCGTCTTTTGCCGCGCGCCAGCGTGTTCAAGCGCCTTGCGCCGGGCGCAGGGCGGGGCGTGCAGCCCATTGCCGCCAACATCGACACCGTGTTCATTGTTTCCTCCTGCACTGCGGAGTTCAATCTCAACCGGCTGGAGCGGTATCTGTGCCTTGCGCTAGATTCCGGGGTCGAGCCGGTGGTGGTGCTGACCAAGGCCGACCTGGCGCGGGAGAGCGGTGGCGACAGCCCGCAGGATTACTGCCGCCGGGCCGAAACCATTCGTCCGGGCATGCCGGTGGTGGCCGTGAACGGCCATGACCTCGAAAGCGTGAAGGCTCTGGAACCGTGGTGCAGACCCGGGCAGACCATTGTGCTGCTCGGTTCCTCGGGCGTGGGCAAGACCACGCTGGTCAACGCCCTGAAGGGAAAGGGCGAGCACAGGACCGGGCATGTGCGCAAGGGCGACGGCAAGGGCCGCCACACAACCACCCGGCGCACCCTGCACGTGCTGTCGTCAGGTGTTTTGCTGGTGGACGTTCCCGGCATACGCGAACTGCAGTTGCACGACTGCCGGGACGGCATCGAGCGCGCCTTTGCCGACATCGTGGAACTGGAAGGGCAGTGCCGTTTTGCGGATTGCAGGCATGAAAACGAGCCGGATTGCGCGGTGGGCGCTGCCTTGAAACAGGGCGAAGTGGATCCGAGAAGGACAGAGAATTACCGCAAGCTCCTTGAAGAAGCGGACGAGGGCCTGCAGGCCGCATCGGGCAAGCAGCGCCGCAATGCCGCGCGGGCTGCGGCGGCCAGACGCAGGGGTGCTGGCCGGAAACCGGCGAAAAAGCGCCGCTGA
- a CDS encoding NifB/NifX family molybdenum-iron cluster-binding protein, with product MKIAVPSTKPDLTGQVEHKLGTASHLLLVDSEDMSFEAVDGPGDSSGPGAGVEALSVMVGMGAQALLVGHIAPHIAAALQKKGIVAEVRVSGPVREAVERFMSTRGECTGPENDESGQQASRPGRGDGRGETPNLWQDAFVRGLRQFTTMLPMLVGVILLLGLFRGLFPDRAILELLSGSMLHNSFVAACMGSLLTGNPVNSYVIGENLLGIGVSVSGVAALMLAWVNVGLVQLPMEASALGWRFAAVRMVAGFFMAVGMGVAVAVVMGLFPGAAS from the coding sequence ATGAAGATCGCTGTTCCGAGCACAAAGCCGGATTTGACCGGACAGGTGGAGCACAAACTGGGCACGGCTTCCCACCTGCTGCTGGTGGATTCCGAGGACATGTCCTTTGAGGCCGTGGACGGCCCCGGCGATTCTTCGGGACCGGGGGCCGGGGTGGAAGCCCTGTCCGTTATGGTGGGCATGGGCGCGCAGGCCCTGCTGGTGGGCCACATTGCCCCGCACATTGCCGCGGCCCTGCAAAAGAAGGGCATTGTGGCCGAGGTCCGCGTTTCCGGCCCGGTGCGTGAGGCGGTGGAACGTTTCATGAGCACGCGTGGTGAATGTACCGGGCCGGAAAATGACGAATCCGGCCAACAGGCTTCACGGCCCGGCAGGGGCGACGGGCGCGGCGAAACCCCGAACCTGTGGCAGGACGCCTTTGTGCGCGGGCTGCGCCAGTTCACCACCATGCTGCCCATGCTCGTGGGCGTGATCCTTTTGCTGGGCCTGTTTCGCGGCCTGTTCCCGGACCGGGCCATTCTGGAGCTGCTGTCCGGCTCCATGCTGCATAACTCCTTTGTGGCTGCCTGCATGGGCAGCCTGCTGACCGGCAATCCGGTCAACAGCTACGTGATCGGCGAAAACCTGCTGGGCATCGGGGTCAGCGTTTCCGGCGTTGCCGCGCTCATGCTGGCCTGGGTCAACGTGGGGCTGGTGCAACTGCCCATGGAGGCTTCGGCACTGGGCTGGCGTTTTGCGGCCGTACGCATGGTTGCGGGCTTTTTCATGGCTGTGGGCATGGGAGTGGCCGTGGCCGTGGTCATGGGCCTTTTCCCGGGAGCGGCATCATGA
- a CDS encoding glycosyltransferase family 2 protein: MPKITFAIPCYNMERWLPVTLESVLQQSEPDVEALVIDDGSTDRSGEIADFYAKADPRIRVIHQPNGGLGKARQTGQDNANGTFITWLDADDFLDRHAARNMLGVAERDNVDMVCGNAVVFSDTTFNTRRYFHLKPVARTTFDNPDYWKCKVVWRWIFNLDFLRRNGFRHAHYKYSQDVCFMYQALSRVGHFSQCPDFFYYFRQEHKSNSVSMEGLVEHQFAHFKDVTAFLSNEGRIKPMVKYLQENYLRDTLKFAARIESTDDHWAKRWLEHSLAAFNGLDPQWFTPQFMAPELKCRKHMPELADALIRGDESAAMALLESYMPKPSAVSKPKALDKAGTLHTIRRRIKSRLSPLSWKARTRLHALEKRAAKRRNAQG, from the coding sequence ATGCCCAAAATCACTTTTGCCATACCCTGCTACAACATGGAGCGCTGGCTTCCGGTCACGCTCGAATCCGTCCTGCAACAAAGCGAACCCGACGTGGAGGCGCTGGTCATTGACGACGGCTCCACGGACCGCAGCGGTGAAATAGCGGATTTCTACGCCAAGGCCGACCCCAGAATCCGGGTCATCCACCAGCCCAACGGGGGCTTGGGCAAGGCCCGCCAGACCGGGCAGGACAACGCCAACGGCACATTCATCACCTGGCTGGACGCGGACGATTTTCTGGACCGCCACGCCGCAAGAAACATGCTCGGCGTGGCCGAGCGCGACAACGTGGACATGGTCTGCGGTAATGCCGTCGTGTTTTCGGACACGACCTTCAACACCCGCCGCTATTTCCACCTCAAGCCCGTGGCGCGCACCACTTTCGACAACCCGGACTACTGGAAATGCAAGGTGGTCTGGCGCTGGATATTCAACCTCGACTTCCTGCGGCGCAACGGTTTCCGCCACGCCCACTACAAATACAGTCAGGACGTCTGTTTCATGTATCAGGCCCTGAGCCGCGTGGGCCATTTTTCCCAATGCCCGGACTTCTTCTATTACTTCCGTCAGGAACACAAGAGCAATTCCGTGAGCATGGAAGGGCTGGTGGAACACCAGTTCGCCCACTTCAAGGACGTGACCGCGTTTTTGAGCAACGAGGGCCGTATCAAGCCCATGGTCAAATACCTGCAGGAAAACTACCTGCGCGACACCTTGAAGTTCGCGGCCCGCATCGAATCCACGGACGACCACTGGGCAAAACGCTGGCTTGAACACAGCCTTGCAGCGTTCAACGGTCTGGACCCGCAATGGTTCACCCCGCAGTTCATGGCCCCGGAACTCAAATGCCGCAAGCACATGCCCGAACTGGCCGACGCGCTCATCCGGGGCGACGAATCCGCGGCCATGGCCCTGCTGGAATCCTACATGCCCAAACCCTCGGCCGTTTCCAAGCCCAAGGCGCTGGACAAGGCCGGAACCCTGCACACCATCCGCAGACGCATCAAATCGCGGCTCAGCCCCCTGTCGTGGAAGGCCAGAACCCGGCTCCACGCGCTGGAAAAACGGGCCGCAAAGCGACGCAATGCACAGGGCTGA
- a CDS encoding formate dehydrogenase accessory protein FdhE encodes MAAPASKAVATTLESIARTKPAYADLVKTFSPLMAKQAELAETFAAQDIFVPEVDAARLGQEVHVLAGISCEHWIPQLETAAKEMLPLLKEMIPDEAWPGKKDCTDPLDGATLARLAEARLGGDQKTFDDVAKTMEETPAPVLFAIAENILGPVLSGVAKKLNKSLSDVPWDKGHCPICGSLPSIAYLSRKEQLGLDQLVGGGGKKHLHCSLCGHDWAFRRDTCPACGNTDSKTRELFYAEDAKHERIEACQKCGTYCLCIDLRECDPVPQMDAVQLGLIHLNVIARDKKLAPMVKTTWNSIES; translated from the coding sequence ATGGCCGCCCCCGCAAGCAAAGCCGTTGCAACCACCCTCGAATCCATCGCACGCACCAAACCGGCCTATGCCGATCTCGTGAAAACATTTTCGCCGCTCATGGCCAAACAGGCCGAACTTGCCGAAACATTTGCTGCGCAGGACATTTTCGTTCCCGAAGTCGACGCTGCCCGGCTTGGCCAGGAAGTCCACGTGCTGGCAGGCATTTCCTGCGAGCATTGGATTCCCCAGCTGGAAACGGCCGCCAAGGAAATGCTGCCCCTGCTCAAGGAAATGATTCCGGACGAGGCATGGCCCGGCAAGAAGGACTGTACGGACCCGTTGGACGGGGCCACGTTGGCACGACTGGCCGAAGCGCGTCTGGGCGGTGACCAAAAGACCTTTGACGACGTTGCCAAAACCATGGAGGAAACACCCGCGCCCGTGCTGTTCGCCATTGCGGAAAACATTCTCGGCCCGGTGCTTTCCGGGGTGGCCAAAAAGCTCAACAAATCCCTGTCCGACGTACCGTGGGACAAGGGACATTGTCCGATCTGCGGCTCCCTGCCGTCCATTGCCTATCTTTCCCGCAAGGAGCAGCTCGGGCTGGACCAGCTGGTGGGCGGCGGCGGCAAAAAGCATCTGCACTGCTCCCTGTGCGGGCACGACTGGGCCTTCCGCCGCGACACCTGTCCGGCCTGCGGCAATACGGACTCGAAAACACGCGAACTGTTCTATGCCGAGGACGCCAAACACGAACGCATCGAGGCCTGCCAGAAATGCGGCACATACTGCCTGTGCATCGACCTGCGCGAATGTGATCCCGTGCCGCAGATGGACGCCGTGCAACTGGGGCTCATCCACCTGAACGTCATTGCTCGGGACAAAAAGCTGGCCCCCATGGTCAAGACCACCTGGAACAGCATCGAATCCTGA
- a CDS encoding amino acid ABC transporter substrate-binding protein, whose amino-acid sequence MANSKKPCYADWVFKPCACILALLILAASISASAEPLVLPIAASQDYAYSYKDFLNRHGGSPYSIDDFAGTTRGVTSLVLMQQAARIGGMPFEVNVLESPNPGRAMLLVKQGKAAAFASDMWQNEFDDTVIMSPPVVRKGEFEKGIYGLRENSALMAVRSLKELRTFSTAVDLTWQRDIETLTAMGIHTITKVPRYELMIRVVGGHRTDFIIAEFANVNHDFSFTAYGVKLYPVPGVKIVIPHSRHFMFSKKHPMGARLAKAVNCGMKQLRKQGRIRKALEQCGFINTGVAKWKQIYP is encoded by the coding sequence ATGGCGAATTCCAAAAAGCCGTGCTATGCCGATTGGGTGTTCAAACCATGCGCCTGCATACTCGCACTGCTCATCCTTGCAGCGTCAATTTCGGCATCTGCCGAGCCTCTCGTATTACCCATTGCCGCTTCGCAGGACTATGCATACAGCTACAAGGATTTTCTGAACAGGCACGGCGGCTCTCCTTATTCGATTGACGATTTTGCGGGAACGACCCGTGGCGTGACCTCGCTGGTGCTCATGCAACAGGCCGCCAGAATCGGCGGCATGCCCTTTGAGGTCAACGTGCTGGAGTCTCCGAACCCGGGCAGGGCGATGCTTTTGGTCAAGCAGGGCAAGGCCGCGGCCTTTGCCAGCGACATGTGGCAAAACGAATTCGACGACACGGTGATCATGTCTCCCCCGGTGGTGCGAAAGGGCGAGTTTGAAAAAGGTATCTACGGGCTGCGGGAAAACTCCGCCCTGATGGCCGTCCGCTCGCTCAAGGAACTACGCACTTTCAGCACGGCCGTGGACCTGACATGGCAACGGGACATCGAAACCCTGACCGCCATGGGCATACACACGATCACCAAGGTCCCCCGCTATGAACTCATGATCCGCGTGGTCGGCGGGCACAGGACAGATTTCATCATCGCGGAATTCGCGAATGTGAACCACGACTTTTCGTTCACGGCATATGGGGTGAAGCTGTATCCTGTTCCGGGCGTAAAGATCGTCATCCCGCACAGCAGGCACTTCATGTTCTCGAAAAAACACCCCATGGGCGCACGGCTGGCCAAGGCCGTCAATTGCGGCATGAAACAACTGCGCAAGCAGGGGCGGATTCGCAAGGCGCTTGAACAATGCGGGTTCATCAACACAGGCGTGGCAAAATGGAAACAGATATACCCATGA
- a CDS encoding winged helix-turn-helix domain-containing protein, which produces MTKKTVDKQHGTQMAPQPPTMRMHLWLETGEGVLFGMGRLMLLREIERHGSLKAAAAELGMSYRGAWGKIKKTEELLGTDLIDRGNCRRSGASLTPFAHELVMQFTQWFREVEDFALLSSRRYLPFVPDKFSEDMSLAQHDMPD; this is translated from the coding sequence ATGACGAAAAAAACAGTCGACAAACAACACGGCACGCAAATGGCACCGCAACCGCCGACCATGCGCATGCACCTGTGGCTGGAAACGGGCGAGGGAGTGCTCTTCGGCATGGGCAGGCTCATGCTCCTGCGCGAGATCGAACGCCACGGCTCGCTCAAGGCCGCGGCCGCCGAGCTCGGCATGTCCTACCGCGGGGCATGGGGAAAAATAAAAAAGACCGAAGAACTGCTGGGCACGGACCTCATTGACCGGGGCAACTGTAGAAGGTCGGGCGCGAGCCTGACCCCCTTCGCCCACGAGCTGGTCATGCAGTTCACCCAGTGGTTCCGGGAAGTGGAAGACTTCGCGCTGCTGAGCAGCCGACGCTACCTGCCCTTTGTGCCGGACAAATTTTCCGAAGACATGTCTTTGGCGCAACACGACATGCCGGACTGA